A window from Flavobacteriales bacterium encodes these proteins:
- the lhgO gene encoding L-2-hydroxyglutarate oxidase: MVKTSNSFDFAIVGGGIVGLSCAYKLQVEYPQLNIVVFEKEQSLATHQTGRNSGVIHSGLYYRPGSFRAKNCVNGRKQLVEFAKKYNIKHDVCGKVVVAVNPDEEERLDKICETGKANGLEGIEKIDAVRLKEIEPYVEGIAALWVPESGIIDFVGVTNKLAELITDINPNSQIIYSCEVKSFSDGGLINTTKGQYKSDKKILCGGLFSDRLAQKDQVHSNVRIVGFRGDYYDLSEKGKSKVNNLIYPVPNPEFPFLGVHFTRMVDGSIECGPNAVFTFKREGYGKTDFNLKDTLEALMYKGTWKLFFKHWRFGLNEYKRAFSKRLFLKELNRLIPSLKMDDIVVGRSGVRAMALGQDGEVFDDFKIECKGNSIHVLNAPSPAATACLAIGDEVMAVAKKNFSLP; this comes from the coding sequence ATGGTAAAAACAAGCAATAGTTTTGACTTTGCAATAGTAGGAGGAGGTATAGTAGGTTTATCTTGCGCCTACAAACTTCAAGTCGAATATCCACAACTCAATATAGTGGTCTTTGAAAAAGAACAAAGCTTAGCTACTCATCAAACGGGTAGAAATTCAGGGGTTATTCATTCAGGTTTATATTATAGACCCGGTTCTTTCCGAGCTAAAAACTGTGTTAATGGTAGAAAGCAATTAGTTGAATTTGCTAAAAAATACAACATCAAACACGATGTTTGTGGTAAAGTAGTCGTAGCCGTAAATCCAGATGAAGAAGAACGATTAGATAAAATTTGTGAAACGGGTAAGGCAAATGGCTTAGAAGGTATAGAGAAGATAGATGCTGTTCGCTTGAAAGAAATAGAGCCTTATGTTGAAGGTATTGCTGCCTTGTGGGTGCCCGAATCTGGTATTATTGATTTTGTCGGTGTGACCAATAAACTAGCAGAACTTATAACAGACATAAACCCAAACAGTCAAATCATCTATTCTTGTGAAGTCAAATCTTTTTCTGATGGTGGACTTATTAATACTACTAAAGGACAATATAAGTCGGATAAAAAAATCCTTTGTGGTGGTTTGTTTTCAGATAGGTTAGCTCAAAAAGACCAAGTTCATTCAAATGTACGCATAGTAGGTTTTAGGGGCGATTACTACGATTTAAGTGAAAAGGGCAAGTCCAAAGTTAATAACCTGATATATCCAGTTCCCAATCCAGAATTCCCCTTTTTAGGTGTGCATTTTACTAGAATGGTAGATGGTAGCATTGAGTGTGGCCCTAATGCTGTATTTACTTTCAAACGGGAAGGCTATGGTAAAACTGACTTTAATTTAAAAGACACTTTAGAAGCCTTAATGTATAAAGGAACGTGGAAATTATTCTTTAAACATTGGCGTTTTGGATTAAATGAATATAAAAGAGCATTTTCTAAGAGATTATTTTTGAAAGAATTAAATAGATTAATACCTTCGTTAAAAATGGACGATATTGTTGTCGGAAGAAGTGGTGTCCGAGCTATGGCATTAGGACAAGACGGCGAAGTGTTTGACGACTTTAAAATAGAGTGTAAAGGCAATAGTATCCACGTTTTGAATGCACCTTCACCAGCAGCGACTGCCTGTTTGGCGATAGGGGATGAAGTAATGGCAGTCGCAAAGAAAAATTTTAGTTTACCTTAG
- a CDS encoding MFS transporter — MIQKDDKRQIWSWAMYDFANSAFTTLVVTFIYGTFFTKSIADNEILGTQYWSWAISFTAIVVALCSPILGAIADNWGSRKRIMLVSTLVCVTATALLFFPQQGQVLSALALFIIANIAFEIGTVFCNAYLAELSSEKRIGKVSGMAWGLGYVGGLIALVLALVFFVQTEQPVLGFSTENGENIRATNLLVALWFLIFSLPIFVWIKDKHNSSKKPLSLVVKNSFVNLKTTFKELSSYRKIFHFLLARLVYNDALITIFAFGGIYAATTIGFSFEEIIILGIVLNVMAGIGAFVFGYLEDGKGSEKVILWSIVFLMIACLIAFLAPELPGLFQFIFGGNAIPDWFNAKNLFWMAAILIGLFSGPNQSASRTYMARLTPAEKRNEFFGFYAFSGKMTAFVGPFLFGLATRYFDTQQAGLIVIFILFFVGYKLMKRL; from the coding sequence ATGATACAAAAGGACGATAAACGACAAATATGGTCTTGGGCTATGTACGATTTTGCAAACTCTGCCTTCACTACTTTGGTAGTGACTTTCATATACGGTACTTTTTTTACCAAATCTATAGCTGATAATGAAATTTTAGGCACGCAATATTGGTCTTGGGCCATTTCTTTTACAGCTATCGTAGTAGCTTTGTGTTCTCCAATTTTAGGAGCTATTGCTGACAACTGGGGCTCTAGAAAACGAATCATGTTGGTGAGTACTTTGGTCTGTGTTACAGCGACTGCACTTTTGTTTTTTCCCCAGCAAGGACAAGTTCTTTCGGCTCTTGCGCTGTTCATTATAGCTAACATTGCTTTTGAGATAGGTACAGTATTTTGTAATGCTTACTTAGCAGAATTGAGCTCAGAGAAACGGATAGGTAAGGTATCTGGAATGGCATGGGGCTTAGGCTATGTTGGTGGCTTAATAGCTTTGGTGTTGGCATTGGTATTTTTTGTGCAAACAGAACAGCCTGTTTTGGGCTTTAGTACAGAAAATGGAGAAAATATAAGGGCTACCAATTTACTTGTAGCCTTATGGTTTTTGATTTTTAGTTTACCTATTTTTGTTTGGATTAAGGATAAGCACAATTCAAGCAAAAAGCCTTTGTCACTTGTGGTAAAAAATTCTTTTGTTAACCTAAAAACCACATTTAAAGAACTTTCTTCATACAGAAAAATATTTCATTTTTTGTTGGCTCGTCTGGTGTATAACGATGCTTTGATAACCATTTTTGCTTTTGGAGGTATCTATGCCGCTACTACCATAGGCTTTAGCTTTGAAGAAATCATTATTCTAGGTATTGTACTGAATGTTATGGCAGGAATTGGAGCTTTTGTATTTGGTTATTTAGAAGATGGTAAAGGCAGTGAGAAAGTGATTTTGTGGAGTATAGTTTTTCTTATGATAGCCTGTCTTATAGCCTTTTTAGCACCTGAATTGCCTGGCTTATTCCAATTTATTTTTGGAGGAAATGCCATTCCCGATTGGTTCAATGCCAAAAATTTATTTTGGATGGCGGCTATTCTAATCGGTCTCTTTTCTGGACCTAATCAATCGGCAAGTAGAACCTATATGGCTCGTCTTACTCCAGCAGAAAAAAGAAATGAATTTTTTGGGTTTTATGCCTTTTCAGGAAAAATGACAGCTTTTGTAGGGCCTTTTTTGTTTGGTTTGGCAACACGTTATTTTGACACACAACAAGCTGGACTTATTGTAATTTTTATTTTATTCTTTGTAGGATACAAGTTGATGAAGCGTCTATAA
- a CDS encoding YceI family protein, with protein sequence MRLILICLLFSTQLIAQQYYTKKGNVSFFSEAPIENISAINEDVSAIIDSQTGGFAFRLKIEDFTFPNSLMQEHFNESYLESEKYPLSTFTGIIDDFSNLDLSTKQNLVVNGSLAMHGISKEAQMKATAQMINEDLYITSTFDVALEDYDIDIPKIMMYKIAEVIQVVVDMKLQNRTDE encoded by the coding sequence ATGCGATTAATCTTGATTTGTTTACTGTTCAGCACTCAGCTTATAGCACAGCAATATTATACTAAAAAAGGAAACGTCAGTTTCTTTTCTGAAGCACCCATAGAAAATATATCGGCTATAAATGAAGATGTTTCGGCCATTATTGATAGCCAAACAGGTGGTTTTGCTTTTCGACTGAAAATAGAAGACTTTACTTTTCCTAATTCGCTTATGCAAGAACATTTCAATGAAAGTTATTTAGAAAGTGAGAAGTATCCTTTATCTACTTTTACGGGAATCATAGATGATTTTTCTAATTTAGATTTGAGTACTAAGCAAAATCTTGTGGTAAATGGAAGTCTTGCCATGCATGGCATTAGTAAAGAAGCTCAAATGAAAGCTACTGCTCAAATGATAAATGAGGATTTGTATATAACTTCTACTTTTGATGTTGCTCTTGAGGACTACGATATTGATATTCCCAAAATTATGATGTATAAAATTGCAGAAGTCATACAAGTAGTGGTTGATATGAAACTTCAAAACAGAACCGATGAATAG
- the purB gene encoding adenylosuccinate lyase produces MSLYALNAISPIDGRYQSKTKELSFYYSEAALIKYRLRVEVEYFISLCELPLPQLENFDAKLYEPLRKIYLEFSDADAQEVKEIESTTNHDVKAVEYFLKERFDRLKISEYKEFIHFALTSQDINNTATPLLIKESVEEIFLPNYFQMMEKLIELKDEWANIPLLARTHGQAASPTLLGKEIRVFIERLERQMSLLNLVPFSAKFGGATGNFNAHHIAYPEVDWVAFSNEFVEETLGLDRSQVTTQIEHYDNLAALFDNFKRINTILIDLSRDIWTYISMNYFKQKIKKGEVGSSAMPHKVNPIDFENAEGNLGIANAIYEHLSAKLPISRLQRDLTDSTVLRNVGVPMAHSILGFKSILKGLNKLILNEEAIRADLDDNWAVVAEAIQTILRKEGYPKPYEALKALTRTNGLIEQPTLSNFIDTLQVSDELKAYLKSITPFNYTGIEKL; encoded by the coding sequence ACTTTGTGAACTACCGCTCCCACAATTAGAAAATTTTGATGCTAAGCTTTACGAACCTTTAAGGAAAATTTACCTTGAATTTAGTGATGCTGATGCTCAAGAAGTTAAAGAAATAGAATCTACAACTAATCATGATGTAAAGGCAGTAGAATATTTTTTAAAAGAACGCTTTGACCGTTTAAAAATCAGTGAATACAAGGAATTTATTCACTTTGCACTGACTTCACAAGACATCAATAATACGGCAACACCACTACTCATTAAAGAGTCGGTAGAAGAAATTTTTCTGCCCAACTATTTTCAAATGATGGAAAAACTAATAGAACTAAAAGACGAATGGGCAAATATTCCGCTTTTGGCAAGAACACATGGTCAAGCTGCCTCGCCAACTCTTTTAGGAAAAGAGATTAGGGTGTTTATCGAGCGTCTTGAACGTCAAATGAGCTTATTGAATTTAGTGCCATTTTCTGCTAAATTTGGTGGTGCAACAGGTAATTTCAACGCTCACCACATTGCCTACCCAGAAGTGGATTGGGTTGCTTTTTCCAATGAATTTGTGGAAGAAACATTGGGGCTAGATCGTTCTCAGGTGACTACTCAAATTGAACATTACGACAACCTAGCAGCACTTTTTGATAACTTCAAAAGAATTAACACCATTCTTATCGATTTAAGTCGAGATATATGGACTTATATTTCTATGAATTATTTCAAACAAAAAATAAAAAAGGGCGAAGTAGGCTCATCAGCTATGCCACACAAGGTTAATCCTATAGACTTTGAAAACGCTGAAGGAAATCTAGGAATAGCAAATGCAATTTATGAGCATCTATCGGCAAAATTACCTATATCAAGATTACAAAGGGATTTAACTGATTCAACGGTACTTAGAAATGTAGGTGTGCCTATGGCACATTCTATCTTAGGCTTTAAATCGATATTAAAAGGTTTGAATAAACTCATCTTGAACGAAGAAGCTATCCGTGCCGATTTAGATGATAATTGGGCTGTAGTCGCAGAAGCTATTCAAACTATTTTGAGAAAAGAAGGCTACCCAAAACCTTATGAAGCTCTTAAGGCTTTAACTAGAACAAACGGCTTAATAGAACAGCCTACACTAAGTAATTTTATTGACACTTTACAGGTTAGTGATGAGTTGAAAGCCTATCTGAAAAGCATAACACCTTTCAACTATACTGGAATAGAAAAACTCTAG